The sequence below is a genomic window from Sorangiineae bacterium MSr12523.
ACACGTGGTGAAGCTCACCGAATCTCTTTGCTGGGCGCCTTTGCATCTTGCACGACGATTTCCACGCGGCGGTTGCTGGCGCGGCCTTCGGCCGTCGCGTTGGAGCCCACCGGATTGGCGGAGCCCATACCGGTGGCCGTGAGCCGCCCCGTCGGGACGCCACTCGATGCGAGAAATCCGCGAACGGTCTCGGCGCGTGCCTGCGAAAGGCGGTCATTCGTTTTGACCGAACCGGCGGAGTCCGTATATCCCTCGATTTGAATCTTGATCGATGGATCTTGCTCGGCGAGCACGGTTGCCAATTGGGTCAACTTGGCTCTCGCCGCCGGAAGCAGCGTCGATTTGCCCGCAGGGAACAGCGACGAGCCCGGAACCGTGATGATCGTTCCGCGGTCGTCCTTTCGGACCGAGGCAATTTGGTTCAACTCGGCCATACGCCGATCGGCAGCTTGCTTGTCCTGGCGCTCCTTTTCCAATGCAGCCTCGAGCTTGGCCTTGTTGGCCTTGTCGACTTGCTCGTGCACGATTTTCTCGCGCATCACGGCGTCGCGCTCTTGCTGAAGCGCGAACTGCGTCCGCGCCTTGGCGTCGGCGCATTCGGCGCGTCGTTGGGCCGCATAGGCGAGATCCTTCGTCTCATCGGAGTCGCCATCATCGTCGAACGAACGCTCGGCCACGTCGAGCGTTTGACGGGCCACGCGCACGTCGGCGGGCGCGAGCTCGCGCGCCATTCCCTGCGAAACGCCATTGTACGCCGTGCGTGCGCGCACGAGCTCGTTGGGTGTCGTCGTGCTGGCACATGCCGCCAAGAAGCAAGCGAGTGGCGCCAGCGCAAATACATATTTCGATTTCATCGCTTGCCTCCGGGCTCGGGTCCATTCGGTGGCGGGAAGGGCAGGGTTTGCGGCGGCGGCGGTTTCACCGGGCCTTGCACGTCGGTGCCGGTGGTCGTGGTGGTGCCCGCGGGCGTGCCCGGGAACGTCGGTGGCGGTGGCTTGTCCGCCGGCCCGGTGTTGCTACCGGGAACGTTCTCTTGCATGCTCGCCACGAGCGCGTCCACGCGTTGTTTCGCGGCCATCGCCTGGCGTTGAGCATTGGCCTCACGCGCCTCGGCCAGCGCGAGATCCGCGTCCGCTTTCGCGCGTATGAGAACGTAGTCGGCGCGCTTGGTGTCTCCATCGGCGATGAGGCGCTTTGCACGCTCGATTTGATCGTTGGCCAGTCGCAAATGAAGCTGCGCGCGCGGATTCGTCGGCGCGCCCGCTTCCTGCGCGGCCCTTGCCGTGTTCACCGTCTCGGTCATGCGTGCCGTCGGTGTGGGATAGCTCCCGCATGCCGTCAACGTCACACCGAGTACCAAGAGTGTCGTTCGCAACATGGTTCTTCTCCTCGGCCGGATGCACCTTTACTTAATCGATGAAGTCGGCGCAATTTGCCCCGATTGCACCGCGACACTTGCGAGCTCCGTTCCATGCGTACGTCGTTTTTGTCGCGCTTCGGGTCGTGTGCGGGGCTCCTTTTTGCCACGCATTCCCGCGGAACGAGGCGATAGGCCGCGTTCTGACGCGATTGCGCGTGCAGTGGCATCCAAATCGAGATGATGGGGGGGAAGAAAGCGACCTTGGCGCTTTGCATCGCCATGTTCGCAGCAACCGCATGCAGTCAAGGACCGCTCGAAGACGTTGGCGAAGTGTCCTCTTCGGAATACGACTCAGCCGACGAAAACTCCGCGGTTCGATACGAAAACGAGACGTACGAAGAGGCCGCGCAGCGCCATTCGGCGATACATCGGAGCAAATATCCCGAAGCGTTCGATTCGGCGGTGTCTACTGCCGAGCAAAGCCAAGTGCCGGTGGACAAAGCCGATCTGTCGCGCATTCCCGTGTGGAATGACTCGGAAATCGTGCAACACTTCGAGCGCACGCGCGATTTGCGATTTTTGTCGACCAGCGATCGGCCGTGGTTTTCGCGCCGCCTTTCCTGGCTGTACCCCGACGATGGCTGCTACGCGCGGGCCGAGCTCGTGAGTGCCAAAGCCGACGAATGGCTCCACAAGCGGCCGTATCGCTTGTTTGCATTTGGCAATTTGTTGGTCAATACTCCCAACTATCCATCGGGCAAGGTCCAATGGTGGTACCACACCGTGCCCGTGGTCAAGAAGGCTTCGACGGGGGAGCCTGTGGTGTTCGATGCGGCGCTCGATCCGAGGCGGCCCATTCCTTGGCGGCAATGGCTCGCACTGCAAGTGTCCAACTTGAACGACGTGCGCGTTTCCGTGTGCGATGGGAATACGTATGGGGCGGAGCACCCGTGTTTCGGTGCGCCGGCCCGCACGGCGGAAGCCTTGTCGGACCAGAAAAATCGATTCCTCGGCCGCGAATGGATCCGCCAAGTGGAAATGCTTCGCGACCCACTGCGGGTATTGGGCGATTCCCCCCCGTGGTAATCGCGGCGGATCAATACTCCCAGAAAATGCGCTGGAGCTCTTTGGGGTTGCGCGTTTTCGTCAGCGCCACCATCGCGAGGATGCGGGCCTTCTGCGGATTCAGATCGTGGGCGACGACCCAGTCGTATTTGTCGTCCGGCTGCTCGGCATTGCGCACCACGAAACCCGCGGGGACGCGCGCCGAGCGGATCACGTTGATGCCCTTGCCGCGGAGCTCTTGCAGGGCGGGCACCACGCGATTGGCCACCGAGCCATTCCCCGTGCCCGCATGCACGATGGCTTGAAGGCCGGGCTGCGTGCCAATGGCATCCACCACCGCGCGCTGGGCATTCTCGTAGCCGTAGACGATTTCGACCCTGGGCAGATTCTGAATCTGGTCGATATCGAATTCGCTTTGCGTGGTGTGCCGCTTGATGGGGGCGCGGAACCAGTAATTCTTGCCCTCGACGACCATGCCCAGTGGGCCCCACTGGCTCTTGAAGGCCTCCGTCTTGATGTTGACCAACTTGGAAACGTCGCGCCCGGTGTGGATCTCGTCGTTCATGGTGACGAAGACCCCTTTGCTTTTGGCGTCGGCCGAACCTGCGACGCTCACCGCATCATAAAGGTTGAGCGCGCCGTCGGC
It includes:
- a CDS encoding OmpA family protein, with amino-acid sequence MKSKYVFALAPLACFLAACASTTTPNELVRARTAYNGVSQGMARELAPADVRVARQTLDVAERSFDDDGDSDETKDLAYAAQRRAECADAKARTQFALQQERDAVMREKIVHEQVDKANKAKLEAALEKERQDKQAADRRMAELNQIASVRKDDRGTIITVPGSSLFPAGKSTLLPAARAKLTQLATVLAEQDPSIKIQIEGYTDSAGSVKTNDRLSQARAETVRGFLASSGVPTGRLTATGMGSANPVGSNATAEGRASNRRVEIVVQDAKAPSKEIR
- a CDS encoding DUF4398 domain-containing protein, with the protein product MLRTTLLVLGVTLTACGSYPTPTARMTETVNTARAAQEAGAPTNPRAQLHLRLANDQIERAKRLIADGDTKRADYVLIRAKADADLALAEAREANAQRQAMAAKQRVDALVASMQENVPGSNTGPADKPPPPTFPGTPAGTTTTTGTDVQGPVKPPPPQTLPFPPPNGPEPGGKR
- a CDS encoding asparaginase; this translates as MRSVLAAMVLAASATTFDPPAVAQTTAQAANKPRIVILATGGTIAGAGASSVNSASYSAAKVAVDKLIAGLPELGRVAEVRGEQVMQVASESLSNEDLLKLAHRVSDLSKRADVDGIVITHGTDTLEETAYFLNLTVHTDKPVVVVGSMRPGTALSADGALNLYDAVSVAGSADAKSKGVFVTMNDEIHTGRDVSKLVNIKTEAFKSQWGPLGMVVEGKNYWFRAPIKRHTTQSEFDIDQIQNLPRVEIVYGYENAQRAVVDAIGTQPGLQAIVHAGTGNGSVANRVVPALQELRGKGINVIRSARVPAGFVVRNAEQPDDKYDWVVAHDLNPQKARILAMVALTKTRNPKELQRIFWEY